A genomic window from Mobula hypostoma chromosome X1, sMobHyp1.1, whole genome shotgun sequence includes:
- the LOC134340236 gene encoding translational activator of cytochrome c oxidase 1-like gives MAGVAMFRSVCLWNRNHLLSSLWNRGDSVAKHRALSLGSIPLCNQASGQYNLLVPHAKIHASSATHAGHNKWSKVKHIKGPKDTAKSQMFAKLAIMIRFAVKEGGPNPEFNTQLANLIEQCRAKNMPKASIEAAIKGAKSKASIYSLYEARGPGGSSLLIEVLTDNNSRTLQQLKSILNKNGGIMSDGARHCFDKKGVVMVNGQGIQLERALELAIESGAEDVEQVEDEEDKVMLKFICDLSSLREVRERLDALGLLSINSGPEFIATTTVQLTDKDLEAAFCLIELIDENQDVIKVYDNIRLQS, from the exons ATGGCTGGAGTTGCCATGTTTCGAAGTGTTTGCTTGTGGAACAGAAACCACCTCCTGTCATCACTGTGGAATCGAGGTGATTCAGTGGCAAAGCACAGAGCTCTGTCTCTGGGCTCCATTCCCCTCTGCAACCAGGCAAGCGGCCAGTATAATCTCTTAGTGCCACATGCTAAGATCCATGCTTCTTCAGCTACCCATGCCGGGCATAACAAGTGGTCAAAGGTGAAACATATCAAAGGGCCAAAAGACACTGCCAAGAGTCAGATGTTTGCCAAGCTCGCAATTATGATTCGCTTTGCTGTGAAAG AAGGAGGTCCAAATCCTGAGTTTAACACTCAGCTGGCAAACCTCATTGAGCAGTGCCGAGCCAAGAACATGCCTAAGGCATCTATTGAAGCTGCAATTAAAGGTGCA AAATCTAAGGCTTCAATCTATTCGCTGTATGAAGCAAGAGGTCCAGGGGGGTCGTCCCTGCTCATTGAAGTCCTCACGGACAACAACAGCCGAACTCTTCAGCAACTAAAGAGCATTCTGAACAAAAATGG GGGAATAATGAGCGATGGAGCACGCCACTGTTTTGATAAGAAAGGAGTGGTGATGGTGAATGGTCAGGGCATTCAGCTGGAACGTGCTCTGGAACTGGCAATTGAATCTGGAGCAGAAGATGTTGAACAGGTTGAGGATGAAGAAGATAAAGTCATGCTGAAG tttatttgTGACTTGTCCTCATTGCGAGAGGTCCGAGAGAGGTTGGATGCACTGGGACTGCTAAGTATTAATTCTGGACCTGAGTTTATCGCCACCACGACTGTTCAGCTCACGGATAAAGATTTGGAGGCAGCTTTCTGCTTGATTGAACTGATTGATGAGAATCAGGACGTTATTAAAGTATATGACAACATAAGGTTGCAAAGTTAA